From one Halosimplex rubrum genomic stretch:
- a CDS encoding NAD-dependent epimerase/dehydratase family protein, translated as MSDSGRRIAVTGGAGFIGSHLARALSDRGHRLLIVDDCSSGSHTPQHERISYTQRDICAPETAETITEFDPDTLYHLAARHYIPYCNENPRETFNVNVIGTRRVLEAVRRASVETVVYASSAAVYGPAKEPHVESERPRPTDIYGQTKLVGEDIVERFATRYDFESVMYRLFNVYGPGETNPHVIPAILDQIDDEEGSISLGNLRPKRDFVHVSDVVDALLLPLDSATRSFDRYNVGTGTAHSVAELVEVIRDLVSTDFGIDQDDERLRESDRPYLCADIRRIQEEFGWSPSYEVRAGLKQLIETEYERLTHA; from the coding sequence ATGAGTGATTCAGGACGACGGATCGCCGTAACCGGTGGTGCAGGGTTCATCGGATCTCACCTAGCGCGGGCACTCTCCGACCGCGGCCACAGGCTGCTGATCGTCGACGACTGCTCGTCGGGGTCGCACACGCCACAGCACGAGAGAATCTCGTACACCCAACGAGATATCTGTGCCCCGGAGACTGCCGAGACCATCACAGAGTTCGATCCCGATACTCTTTACCATCTCGCGGCTCGCCATTACATCCCGTACTGCAACGAGAACCCGAGAGAAACGTTCAACGTGAACGTCATCGGGACGCGACGCGTTCTGGAGGCGGTCCGGCGGGCGAGCGTCGAGACGGTCGTCTATGCCTCTTCCGCAGCGGTCTATGGGCCAGCCAAAGAACCACACGTAGAGTCCGAGCGGCCGCGACCGACCGACATCTACGGCCAGACAAAACTCGTCGGTGAGGATATTGTCGAGCGGTTCGCAACTAGATACGATTTCGAGTCGGTGATGTATCGATTGTTCAATGTCTATGGCCCGGGAGAGACGAACCCGCACGTCATCCCGGCGATACTAGACCAGATCGACGACGAAGAGGGATCGATCTCGCTTGGGAACCTCCGACCGAAACGCGACTTTGTCCACGTTTCGGACGTGGTTGATGCCCTGTTACTCCCGCTTGATTCGGCCACCCGATCGTTCGACCGGTACAACGTCGGGACGGGGACCGCACACTCCGTCGCCGAACTGGTAGAGGTGATTCGTGACCTTGTTTCGACGGACTTCGGGATTGACCAGGATGACGAACGACTCCGCGAATCCGACCGCCCGTATCTTTGTGCTGACATACGACGTATCCAGGAGGAATTCGGCTGGTCGCCGTCGTACGAGGTACGAGCGGGCCTCAAGCAGTTGATCGAGACCGAGTACGAACGACTGACCCATGCGTGA
- a CDS encoding glycosyltransferase → MDTPLHASLFIGTYPSKHGAHAGHKHPGDDLATLAEAIPGESFRLVGPPGQDEMCNEQVRSRVGNLDNVEHCGHVPPTEIHSYYLEAKALVNTSAYEGFPSTFLEAWRYDPPVVALDVPPSRFATDSADAGYAEGDFNTLVELVSALSDEPHA, encoded by the coding sequence GTGGACACTCCCCTCCACGCCTCGCTGTTCATCGGCACGTATCCGTCGAAACACGGCGCCCACGCCGGCCACAAGCACCCCGGCGACGACCTCGCGACGCTCGCCGAGGCGATTCCGGGGGAGTCGTTTCGTCTCGTCGGACCACCCGGACAGGACGAGATGTGCAACGAGCAGGTGCGATCACGCGTCGGCAACCTGGACAACGTTGAGCACTGCGGTCACGTCCCGCCGACGGAGATCCATTCCTACTACCTAGAGGCCAAGGCACTCGTCAATACCTCGGCCTACGAGGGATTCCCGAGCACGTTTCTCGAAGCGTGGCGGTACGATCCACCAGTTGTGGCACTCGACGTACCGCCGAGTCGGTTCGCCACCGATTCAGCCGATGCGGGTTACGCCGAGGGGGATTTCAACACGCTGGTGGAGTTGGTCTCGGCACTTTCGGACGAACCTCACGCTTGA
- a CDS encoding glycosyltransferase, with protein MEVCYLINQLAPGGAPTLLLDLVRRTDDPAVSYTVCFIEGDDSLVEDLREAGAEVVDFGASFKFDPRALVRTVCFFRRHEFDVLHAHLPYSQTLGRISALLGTVDAVVSTQHNVPENYHPITRVLERATRPLDDATVAVSTGVERAFRGAAHRYDGTLDDGWCTIYNGVDVGEFEVAVEAADPGSLDIAVDDDALVYLNVSRYVPAKDQGTLVDAMATVVDREPAARLFIVGWGPKGHSLRERVRQRGLDDAVTVTGRVPSVHPYYALADVFVSSSVFEGLPIAHLEAMAAGLPVVATDIPGVDEVVVDGETGRLVPPESPDALASAMCELTDVNRRTDFSRASRQRVSEEFDIASTVEAHRRLYESLSTGGGDG; from the coding sequence ATGGAGGTCTGTTATCTCATCAATCAACTGGCACCCGGCGGCGCGCCGACGCTCCTTCTCGATCTCGTCAGGCGGACCGACGACCCCGCCGTCTCATACACAGTCTGTTTCATCGAAGGCGACGACAGCCTCGTCGAAGACCTGCGCGAGGCCGGCGCCGAAGTGGTCGACTTCGGTGCATCGTTCAAGTTCGATCCCCGGGCACTAGTCCGGACTGTATGCTTTTTCCGCCGTCACGAGTTCGACGTTCTCCACGCGCATCTCCCCTACTCACAGACGCTCGGACGGATCTCTGCGCTCCTCGGAACCGTCGACGCAGTCGTCAGCACACAACACAACGTCCCGGAGAACTACCACCCGATAACCCGGGTCCTCGAACGCGCGACGCGACCGCTCGACGACGCGACGGTCGCTGTTTCGACGGGCGTCGAGCGAGCGTTCCGTGGCGCGGCCCACCGCTACGACGGGACCCTCGATGACGGCTGGTGTACGATCTACAACGGCGTCGACGTCGGCGAGTTTGAGGTTGCGGTCGAGGCGGCCGACCCCGGATCGCTGGATATCGCGGTTGACGACGACGCGCTTGTCTATCTGAACGTCTCGCGGTATGTCCCGGCCAAGGATCAAGGGACACTCGTCGATGCGATGGCGACCGTTGTCGACCGCGAACCGGCGGCACGGCTGTTCATCGTCGGGTGGGGGCCCAAAGGGCATTCGCTCCGGGAGCGTGTCCGTCAGCGCGGACTCGACGATGCCGTGACCGTCACTGGCCGCGTCCCGTCCGTCCACCCGTACTACGCGCTGGCGGACGTGTTCGTCTCCTCATCAGTGTTCGAGGGGCTACCGATCGCCCATCTTGAGGCGATGGCTGCCGGGCTTCCAGTGGTTGCGACCGACATCCCCGGTGTTGACGAAGTCGTCGTTGACGGCGAGACGGGACGGCTCGTTCCGCCAGAGTCGCCCGACGCGCTCGCGTCGGCGATGTGCGAACTGACTGACGTGAACCGCCGAACTGACTTTAGCCGCGCGAGTCGCCAGCGAGTCAGCGAGGAGTTCGACATTGCTAGTACCGTCGAAGCCCACCGCCGGCTATACGAGTCTCTTTCTACTGGGGGCGGCGACGGATGA
- a CDS encoding NAD-dependent epimerase/dehydratase family protein: MTILVTGADGYIGWPTALRIANRTDDRVLLVDNFARREWVEEVGSKSATPITGIDQRIEAAEDVFGIGNMSFVEGDLVEKDFVDELLAVHEPEVVVHAAAQPSAPYSQINGERANYTQHNNMQATRNLLWGLEEHDLTDTHFIETTTTGVYGAPEFPIPEGGATMENQGDSDEVPFPAMAGSWYHLTKSHDAANMRLAHQQFDIPISDVRTAITYGTETEETREDDRLKTRFDFDYYFGTVAHRFAAQAVAGYPVTVYGKGEQRKPFISLEDAVEGLANLALQDHAERPDDLTVYNQVTRAISIVEIAETIAGVGSEFDLDVAVEHFENPRDEDETHKMEIEDDNYAALIGDQAQDFESGIRDVFESLTAQADTIKAHEDRFLPGVLEDWDSEE; the protein is encoded by the coding sequence ATGACGATCCTCGTCACCGGCGCCGATGGGTACATCGGCTGGCCGACCGCCCTGCGTATCGCGAACCGGACGGACGACCGCGTGCTGCTCGTCGACAACTTCGCCCGTCGCGAGTGGGTCGAAGAGGTCGGTTCGAAGAGCGCGACGCCCATCACGGGTATCGACCAGCGAATCGAGGCCGCGGAGGACGTGTTCGGCATCGGGAACATGTCCTTCGTCGAGGGCGACCTCGTCGAGAAGGACTTCGTGGACGAGCTGCTGGCGGTCCACGAACCGGAAGTCGTCGTCCACGCGGCCGCCCAGCCCTCCGCGCCGTATTCGCAGATCAACGGCGAGCGGGCCAACTACACCCAGCACAACAACATGCAGGCGACGCGGAACCTGCTGTGGGGGCTGGAGGAACACGACCTGACGGACACGCACTTCATCGAGACGACGACGACGGGCGTCTACGGCGCGCCGGAGTTCCCCATCCCCGAGGGCGGCGCGACGATGGAGAATCAGGGTGACAGCGACGAGGTGCCGTTCCCGGCGATGGCGGGTTCGTGGTACCACCTCACCAAGAGCCACGACGCGGCGAACATGCGGCTGGCCCACCAGCAGTTCGACATCCCGATTTCGGACGTGCGCACGGCCATCACGTACGGCACCGAGACCGAGGAAACCCGCGAAGATGACCGCCTCAAGACCCGCTTCGACTTCGACTACTACTTCGGCACGGTTGCCCACCGCTTCGCCGCCCAGGCCGTCGCGGGCTATCCCGTTACCGTCTACGGCAAGGGCGAGCAGCGCAAGCCGTTCATCTCGCTGGAGGACGCCGTCGAGGGCCTCGCGAACCTCGCCCTGCAGGACCACGCGGAGCGCCCGGACGACCTCACGGTGTACAACCAGGTCACCCGCGCTATCTCCATCGTCGAGATCGCCGAAACCATCGCGGGCGTCGGCTCGGAGTTCGACCTCGACGTCGCCGTCGAGCACTTCGAGAACCCCCGCGACGAGGACGAGACCCACAAGATGGAGATCGAGGACGACAACTACGCCGCCCTCATCGGCGACCAGGCCCAGGACTTCGAGAGTGGTATCCGCGACGTGTTCGAGTCGCTGACCGCGCAGGCAGACACGATCAAGGCACACGAGGATCGGTTCCTCCCGGGCGTCCTCGAAGACTGGGACAGCGAGGAGTAA
- a CDS encoding glycosyltransferase, translating into MVGWGPREDRLRDRIRQRGLGDAVTVTGRVPSVHEYYALADVFVSSSVFEGLPIAHLEGMAAGLPIVATDIPGVVEVVVDGETGLLIPPEDPGALASGMCELADATRRTEFGHEGRQRVESKFDIGANVRQRQMFLWVFFLFGGVGVAERVDLTEWFDWLR; encoded by the coding sequence ATCGTCGGTTGGGGGCCTCGTGAAGATCGACTCCGCGATCGGATCCGCCAACGCGGGCTGGGTGACGCCGTAACCGTCACCGGTCGCGTTCCGTCGGTCCACGAATACTATGCACTGGCCGACGTGTTCGTCTCTTCGTCGGTGTTCGAGGGATTGCCGATCGCTCACCTGGAGGGGATGGCCGCAGGGCTTCCGATAGTTGCGACCGACATCCCTGGTGTCGTCGAGGTCGTCGTCGACGGCGAGACGGGGTTGCTCATCCCACCGGAAGACCCAGGGGCGCTGGCGTCGGGAATGTGCGAACTTGCGGACGCTACCCGCCGGACCGAATTCGGTCACGAAGGGCGCCAACGGGTCGAAAGCAAATTCGACATCGGTGCGAACGTCCGGCAGCGCCAGATGTTTCTCTGGGTCTTCTTCCTGTTCGGTGGTGTCGGCGTCGCCGAGCGCGTCGACCTCACCGAGTGGTTCGACTGGCTCCGGTGA
- a CDS encoding sulfatase encodes MDRPNVLLVVLDAVRPDHLSTYGYGRKTDPFLSTLAENSLVFENAFANSNWTPTSHAALFTGRLPSETGVYGDTLTIPENYPTIPERLSSAGYRTFGTAAGVHIRSGRGFERGFDAFHETFRIRPSARFLRRALADSEAVKQLVYSLVRGHDNYTYYKTERLKRWIGTDPGDDPFFAFVNFKTAHHPYDPPRPYKSLFSDVDRPPIDVIELLAEKLGREPQSLPEGDIDRVRRISQEYPLIADTIDPTDEELATVKAWYDGAIRYMDDRVADIVGHLREHGLLENTCVVVTADHGEQFGDHGLGKHRYSLYDELLRVPLVVRLPERTDIQASAEGQSKDGTPVGKSVTRRSEMVSLIDLFPTIVNLAKAEFECPRFAEDLFSATDHEYLFAEVGRKPASPVRRHHTEFTDTPQNGPLQSVRDDSWKLIRRADDTQELYNWREDTDETTDLAATSSEVDRLASVLESSVTPLGDRIYDETVSDERLQRQLEDMGYL; translated from the coding sequence ATGGACCGGCCGAACGTCTTGCTTGTCGTCCTCGACGCCGTTCGGCCCGACCACCTCTCAACGTACGGCTACGGCCGCAAAACGGACCCGTTTCTCTCCACATTGGCCGAAAACTCGCTCGTCTTCGAGAACGCCTTTGCTAACTCCAACTGGACGCCGACGTCCCATGCAGCGCTTTTCACCGGCCGCCTCCCCTCCGAAACGGGTGTCTACGGTGACACCCTCACGATCCCCGAAAACTACCCGACCATTCCGGAGCGTCTCTCGTCGGCAGGCTATCGAACCTTCGGCACGGCAGCAGGAGTACATATTCGCAGTGGCCGCGGGTTCGAACGCGGATTCGATGCCTTCCACGAGACGTTTCGTATCCGTCCTTCAGCGCGATTTCTTCGCCGTGCACTCGCCGACTCGGAAGCGGTAAAACAGTTGGTCTATTCGCTCGTTCGTGGCCACGATAACTATACCTATTATAAGACCGAGCGTCTGAAGCGGTGGATCGGAACTGACCCCGGGGACGATCCGTTTTTTGCCTTCGTGAATTTCAAGACAGCACACCATCCTTATGATCCGCCGCGGCCGTACAAATCACTGTTTTCAGATGTTGATCGGCCGCCTATCGACGTAATCGAACTACTAGCGGAGAAGTTAGGGCGTGAACCACAGTCCCTCCCGGAGGGCGACATCGACCGTGTTCGACGGATCTCCCAAGAGTACCCGCTCATCGCGGATACCATAGACCCAACCGACGAAGAACTCGCGACCGTGAAAGCCTGGTACGACGGTGCGATCCGCTACATGGACGATCGCGTTGCAGACATCGTCGGCCATCTGCGAGAACACGGACTACTCGAGAACACTTGTGTCGTCGTCACGGCAGACCACGGCGAGCAGTTCGGCGACCACGGTCTCGGCAAACACCGCTACTCGCTGTATGACGAACTGCTGCGTGTCCCATTGGTTGTCCGCCTGCCTGAGAGGACCGACATCCAGGCGTCAGCCGAAGGCCAGTCCAAAGATGGAACGCCAGTGGGGAAGTCCGTAACACGTCGCTCGGAGATGGTATCGCTCATCGACTTGTTCCCGACAATAGTCAACCTAGCTAAAGCCGAATTCGAGTGCCCACGGTTCGCAGAAGATCTGTTTTCAGCCACTGATCACGAATACCTGTTCGCCGAAGTCGGCCGCAAGCCCGCTAGTCCGGTCCGTCGTCATCACACGGAGTTTACAGACACGCCGCAGAACGGCCCCCTTCAAAGTGTTCGCGACGACAGTTGGAAACTTATCCGTCGCGCGGACGATACCCAGGAGCTGTATAATTGGCGAGAGGACACAGACGAGACTACAGATCTTGCCGCGACATCGTCCGAAGTGGACCGTCTGGCATCGGTCCTAGAGTCGTCAGTGACTCCGCTCGGCGACCGCATATACGATGAGACGGTCTCAGATGAGCGTTTGCAGCGCCAGCTCGAGGATATGGGCTACTTATAA
- a CDS encoding glycosyltransferase family 39 protein — MYIALFSIAILARWSYWLQDRTRINPSSEVFLGICRGLSTSPLEAHHTILAQGSGGYWYFFSGYWVPMCGIHSVSGPDAVVIAQILLSSGTVLLVADTARRYLDVRTAIVAGLPMSALADTFAWTTRLLSDTAFTFAVVAAVWQLTRYDERPTNRNRFLVYAALGYLAVVKVQGLPIVLAYLAWDLLPDRYDLSYGLYPYQRAALVIAALAVPLVAIIAVPAWVNYVSHHLYSGTVVQFDDTFRYAYTPRGTGSEFRFVAQNLDHLFVLFVLKVTFLWLPVIDRFSLLHNAVNVVTLAPTIGLGWTGLVLAARERPALARTAGTPLVVLTLLVGATFVDFSWGYRAPMTPPLVVLGSYALHRAAREVRVRMLSTGTT, encoded by the coding sequence GTGTACATCGCACTGTTCAGTATCGCGATTCTGGCGCGATGGAGCTACTGGCTTCAGGATCGCACTCGGATCAACCCATCCTCGGAGGTCTTTCTCGGGATCTGCCGTGGTCTCTCCACGTCGCCACTCGAAGCCCACCATACAATCCTCGCACAGGGCAGCGGCGGTTACTGGTATTTCTTTTCCGGATACTGGGTCCCGATGTGCGGAATCCATTCGGTTAGCGGGCCGGACGCGGTCGTCATCGCCCAGATTCTCCTCTCCTCGGGGACGGTCCTGCTCGTGGCGGATACGGCCCGCCGCTACCTCGACGTTCGCACGGCGATCGTCGCTGGACTGCCTATGTCGGCGCTCGCTGACACGTTCGCCTGGACGACGCGGTTGCTCTCCGACACGGCGTTCACGTTCGCGGTCGTGGCCGCGGTCTGGCAACTGACGCGGTACGACGAGCGACCAACCAACCGAAATCGCTTTCTCGTGTATGCCGCGCTCGGCTACTTGGCGGTCGTGAAGGTGCAGGGACTTCCCATCGTGCTCGCGTACTTGGCGTGGGATCTCCTGCCCGACCGATACGACCTCTCCTACGGGCTGTATCCGTATCAGCGCGCGGCGCTCGTGATCGCTGCGTTGGCCGTCCCGCTCGTAGCGATTATCGCCGTCCCGGCCTGGGTGAACTACGTCTCTCACCACCTCTACTCGGGGACTGTCGTCCAGTTCGACGACACGTTCCGGTACGCGTACACTCCTCGTGGGACTGGATCGGAGTTTCGATTCGTCGCGCAGAATCTCGACCATCTGTTCGTCCTATTCGTGTTGAAAGTCACGTTCCTCTGGTTACCCGTCATCGACCGTTTCTCGCTGCTCCACAACGCCGTGAACGTGGTGACGCTCGCCCCGACGATCGGGCTGGGATGGACCGGTTTAGTACTCGCTGCCCGCGAGCGACCTGCTCTGGCCAGAACGGCCGGTACGCCGCTCGTCGTGCTCACGCTGCTGGTCGGAGCGACGTTCGTCGACTTTAGCTGGGGATACCGGGCACCGATGACTCCTCCACTGGTCGTACTTGGGTCGTACGCCCTCCACCGAGCCGCTCGTGAAGTTCGCGTTCGAATGCTCTCAACTGGCACGACGTGA
- a CDS encoding sulfatase gives MTRNVVVVVMDTARYQDVFPEDETVAPTLESLAAEGASFDRAIASAPWTLPSHASLFTGTYPSKHGAHAGHKHLGDDLATLAEAFAGADYETVAVSNNTWISDEFGFARGFERFRKTWQYLQADTDLGRVARTNEGREKLREVTRALFDGNPVVNALNAVYGQFVRKREDSGAHRTNEWIREWLADRDGERPFFCFVNYLEPHLEYRPSRETTERFLPEGTSYDEAMAVPQDAWSYVAGDLDLSGGDFEALRTLYRGEIAYLDDRIAELRDALEAADEWENTVFVVTGDHGENIGDHGLMDHQYALYETLLHVPLVIHGGPFAGGADDRLVSLTDLAPTLLDAVDVDAPAFREQAQGESLLDDDREEREHVFAEYLAPQPSMEALSERVGGLSEDVSRYDRRLRAVRGDDWKLIRGSDGSRECYHLGTDPTETVNRLSTDDEEGADDGLNERSIDATKQAETLDGALDDWLDSFDHADPESEATMSDGAAERLEDLGYLQE, from the coding sequence GTGACACGAAACGTCGTCGTCGTGGTGATGGATACGGCCCGCTACCAAGACGTCTTCCCTGAGGACGAGACCGTCGCACCGACGCTCGAATCGCTCGCCGCAGAGGGAGCCAGTTTCGACCGCGCGATCGCCTCAGCCCCGTGGACGCTCCCCTCACACGCCTCGCTGTTTACCGGTACCTATCCGTCGAAACATGGCGCCCACGCCGGCCACAAGCACCTCGGCGACGACCTCGCGACGCTCGCCGAGGCGTTCGCGGGCGCCGACTACGAGACCGTCGCCGTCTCGAACAACACCTGGATCAGCGACGAGTTCGGCTTCGCCCGCGGGTTCGAGCGCTTCCGCAAGACCTGGCAGTACCTCCAGGCTGACACTGACCTCGGTCGGGTCGCTCGCACGAACGAGGGACGAGAGAAACTTCGCGAGGTCACCCGGGCGCTGTTCGACGGCAACCCCGTCGTCAACGCGCTCAACGCGGTGTACGGGCAGTTCGTCCGTAAGCGTGAGGACAGCGGCGCGCATCGGACCAACGAGTGGATCCGGGAGTGGCTCGCCGACCGCGACGGCGAGCGGCCGTTCTTCTGTTTCGTGAACTACCTCGAACCCCACCTAGAGTACCGGCCGTCCCGCGAAACCACCGAGCGGTTCCTTCCGGAGGGGACGAGCTACGACGAAGCGATGGCCGTCCCGCAGGACGCGTGGTCGTACGTCGCGGGCGATCTGGACCTTTCCGGCGGGGACTTCGAAGCGTTGCGCACGCTCTACCGCGGCGAGATTGCCTACCTCGACGACCGGATCGCCGAGCTGCGCGACGCGCTCGAAGCGGCCGACGAGTGGGAGAACACGGTGTTCGTCGTTACGGGCGACCACGGAGAGAATATCGGCGATCACGGGCTGATGGACCACCAGTACGCCCTCTACGAGACGCTGCTCCACGTCCCGCTGGTGATCCACGGTGGCCCGTTTGCAGGTGGAGCCGACGACCGGTTGGTGTCGCTGACCGATCTCGCGCCGACGCTGCTCGATGCCGTCGATGTCGACGCGCCGGCGTTCCGAGAACAAGCACAGGGAGAGTCGCTGCTTGACGACGACCGCGAGGAGCGCGAGCACGTCTTCGCCGAGTACCTCGCACCGCAACCGTCGATGGAAGCGCTCTCCGAGCGCGTGGGCGGCCTCTCCGAGGACGTGTCCCGATACGACCGGCGGCTGCGCGCCGTCCGGGGCGACGATTGGAAGCTCATTCGGGGGTCCGACGGCTCACGGGAGTGTTATCACCTCGGCACGGACCCGACGGAGACAGTAAACCGTCTTTCGACCGACGACGAGGAGGGAGCCGACGACGGGCTGAACGAGAGATCGATCGACGCCACGAAGCAGGCGGAAACCCTCGACGGCGCGCTCGACGACTGGCTCGACTCCTTCGACCATGCCGACCCCGAGAGTGAGGCGACGATGTCCGACGGGGCGGCCGAACGACTCGAAGATCTCGGATACCTGCAGGAGTGA
- a CDS encoding glycosyltransferase family 4 protein — translation MTSLIFVSTNDLSKTSGSGVATREIVRAIGSVTTADLCVICPDPAETLSTDLRAVVDRFRFLPAETNPGHPLWHAKIETALGWHLLAAIRVERPAAVVTRLAQSTLFPAPICRALSIPYLLMVRGVVNRDDEYDRTKLSAIVEQVVRLNVSLADEVTVAFEAVREAIGDYRRLDQSHIEIVPNAVDPERFTPVNREEARVACEADLPPDTFVLGFVGTLAERQMLPALFRALSDVPDVHLLVVGSGPVGDRLRTLTADLTIESQVTFVGQVPYNAVPTYIGACDAAYGVVNPKRPSNPIKVYEYLACERPVLTSRSPEMTFVEHKNAGVVIEEVTPAAVADAVRELRDSTPNRRREMGVRGREYVLANHTWATVARRVLPDTLQRPRAHVEEAEE, via the coding sequence ATGACTTCGCTCATCTTCGTCAGCACGAACGACCTTTCGAAAACAAGCGGTAGCGGCGTCGCCACCCGAGAGATAGTCCGCGCCATCGGTTCGGTGACGACGGCCGACCTCTGTGTCATCTGTCCCGACCCCGCTGAGACGTTATCCACGGACCTGCGGGCAGTCGTCGACCGGTTTCGCTTCCTACCGGCCGAAACTAATCCTGGCCATCCACTCTGGCACGCAAAAATCGAAACGGCATTGGGTTGGCATCTACTGGCCGCTATCCGTGTCGAACGCCCGGCAGCGGTCGTCACGCGCCTCGCCCAGAGCACTCTGTTTCCTGCGCCCATCTGCCGGGCGCTTAGTATCCCGTATCTTCTCATGGTCCGCGGTGTCGTCAACCGCGACGACGAATACGATCGGACGAAACTCTCGGCCATCGTCGAACAGGTGGTGCGCCTCAACGTTTCATTGGCCGACGAGGTAACCGTTGCCTTCGAGGCCGTTCGTGAGGCCATCGGAGACTACCGCCGTCTCGACCAATCGCACATCGAAATCGTTCCGAACGCCGTCGATCCAGAGCGGTTCACCCCCGTTAACCGGGAAGAAGCACGCGTCGCGTGCGAAGCGGACCTGCCGCCGGATACATTTGTTCTCGGGTTCGTTGGGACACTCGCTGAGCGCCAGATGCTCCCGGCGTTGTTTCGGGCCCTCTCGGACGTACCGGACGTGCATCTCTTGGTCGTCGGAAGCGGTCCCGTTGGTGACCGCCTACGTACGCTCACGGCAGACCTGACTATCGAGTCACAGGTTACGTTCGTCGGGCAGGTCCCATACAACGCGGTACCGACCTACATCGGGGCCTGTGATGCTGCATACGGTGTCGTCAATCCGAAGCGCCCATCGAACCCGATCAAGGTATACGAGTATCTGGCCTGCGAGCGACCCGTTTTAACAAGTCGTTCCCCGGAAATGACCTTCGTCGAACACAAGAACGCCGGTGTCGTCATCGAAGAGGTAACGCCCGCTGCCGTTGCCGATGCCGTTCGCGAACTCCGCGATTCCACCCCGAACCGACGCCGCGAGATGGGGGTCCGCGGCCGCGAGTACGTCCTCGCAAACCATACCTGGGCGACGGTGGCCCGACGCGTCCTCCCTGACACGCTCCAGCGACCGAGAGCACACGTTGAAGAGGCCGAGGAGTGA
- a CDS encoding glycosyltransferase, with the protein MRDVVFVPYSEQNEYHNLLTAALADHDVQTHKGTTRAGFGSREELLGLLFPLVRFAFDPEVDIDIVHVVWTGPLFLQAGYTPSKTVNRALSIVRGTILILNAYVLRLFGIRIVWTVHNKYNHEKDHVTINLAVNKLFATACDALTVECEHAKTIVSDAFGVQAGKISVIPEGNYIDAYPNDVTRGEARKRLGLPSDATVIVNFGRIRPYKGVPQLVKAYKTVRTVDSHLLIAGSPMDEEIRQDVLRRTNMEPDITSDLQFIPNDEVQLYMNAADIVALPYRDILTSGSALLAASFGRPVVAPAMGCVPAVVQREGGLLYDSEDADELEDALQNGLKSDNLDAIGVDNRRRAESLSWSDVAEQTAELYDAVTRA; encoded by the coding sequence ATGCGTGACGTCGTGTTCGTTCCGTACAGCGAACAAAATGAATACCATAATCTCCTGACCGCTGCGCTGGCCGATCACGATGTCCAGACCCACAAGGGAACCACTCGCGCCGGATTCGGCTCGCGCGAGGAACTCCTTGGGCTGTTGTTTCCGCTTGTACGGTTCGCGTTCGATCCAGAGGTAGACATCGACATCGTTCACGTCGTCTGGACAGGCCCCCTGTTCCTCCAGGCGGGCTATACGCCGTCAAAGACAGTCAATAGAGCGCTCTCCATCGTCCGTGGTACGATACTGATACTCAACGCATACGTTCTCCGGCTCTTCGGTATCCGCATCGTCTGGACGGTACATAACAAGTATAACCACGAGAAGGATCACGTAACGATCAACCTTGCGGTAAACAAGCTATTCGCAACAGCCTGTGATGCGCTCACCGTCGAGTGTGAACATGCTAAGACCATCGTCAGCGACGCGTTTGGTGTTCAGGCAGGGAAGATATCGGTTATTCCAGAAGGGAACTACATCGACGCGTACCCGAACGACGTGACTCGCGGAGAAGCGCGCAAGCGGCTCGGGCTCCCGAGCGACGCGACGGTGATTGTCAACTTCGGACGGATACGTCCTTACAAGGGGGTCCCACAGCTCGTGAAGGCGTACAAGACGGTCCGAACAGTGGACAGCCACCTCCTGATCGCTGGATCACCAATGGACGAGGAGATACGACAAGATGTACTCCGGCGGACCAATATGGAACCAGATATCACAAGTGATCTACAGTTCATCCCAAACGACGAGGTACAGCTGTACATGAACGCAGCCGACATCGTGGCGCTGCCGTATCGTGACATCCTCACCTCCGGGTCGGCGTTGCTGGCCGCTTCATTTGGTCGGCCGGTCGTCGCCCCCGCGATGGGCTGTGTCCCGGCAGTCGTCCAGAGGGAGGGCGGGCTGTTGTATGACTCGGAAGACGCCGATGAGCTTGAAGATGCACTCCAGAACGGGCTCAAATCGGATAATCTCGACGCGATCGGTGTAGACAACCGGCGGCGAGCAGAGTCGCTCTCTTGGTCGGATGTCGCCGAACAGACAGCCGAACTGTACGACGCCGTTACCCGAGCGTGA